One genomic segment of Erysipelotrichaceae bacterium 66202529 includes these proteins:
- a CDS encoding methyltransferase domain-containing protein, producing MNLAKRILDVCCGSKLFWFQKHHPDVVYMDIRQEHGDIHGKHVHVDPDVIGDFRNIPYDDGRFDMVVFDPPHLRWAGPNSIMKAQYGQLSETWSQDIAQGFKECMRVLKSGGFLIFKWNECQIRVNEVLKLMDTTPLFGNRRGDTHWLVFTKEECQNEEIS from the coding sequence ATGAACTTGGCAAAGAGAATACTTGATGTTTGTTGTGGATCAAAATTATTTTGGTTTCAAAAACACCATCCCGATGTCGTTTATATGGATATCAGGCAAGAACATGGAGATATCCATGGAAAGCATGTCCATGTCGATCCTGATGTGATCGGAGACTTTCGAAATATCCCATATGATGATGGACGATTCGATATGGTCGTATTCGATCCTCCACATCTTCGCTGGGCCGGGCCGAATTCTATCATGAAGGCTCAGTATGGTCAGCTCAGTGAGACATGGTCGCAGGATATCGCTCAAGGGTTCAAAGAATGTATGAGAGTGTTGAAATCAGGAGGCTTCTTGATTTTCAAATGGAACGAATGTCAGATCAGAGTCAATGAGGTCTTGAAGCTCATGGATACGACGCCTTTATTCGGAAACAGACGTGGTGATACCCATTGGCTCGTATTCACAAAAGAGGAATGTCAAAATGAAGAGATATCATAA
- a CDS encoding flagellar biosynthesis protein FlgM codes for MKKLLSMIAVAALILTGCVKDLQVKTPEKLTVEYGDKLDNDKLYDAKESDENVKVDKVSGYDAKKVGDQTLKVTFTDGDKSTEKEIKITVKDTKKPKIVLKKDKITITAGDKLTLKDNVKSVKDPVDGSLKYSDKEIKKSGYYIDKGKLDTKKAGTYEVVVKAFDANGNTTDKTFKVTVKNKVEKKATTEQNSEAATSQNSSTGQQTQAVSPSSLAQSNQSSGSSGQSGTTSGGSSSGNSGTSTPAEQPNACVSDGKFGAIGNSGQVFYSEAAADAYANKVIDQDHKDYWDGKLDKSQVRSGYHAWTVYDNCGERNDVWTVDFY; via the coding sequence ATGAAAAAGTTATTAAGTATGATAGCAGTGGCAGCATTGATATTGACGGGCTGTGTCAAAGACCTACAGGTCAAAACGCCAGAGAAGCTGACTGTAGAGTACGGTGATAAGCTGGATAACGATAAACTATATGACGCAAAGGAGTCAGACGAGAATGTCAAAGTCGACAAGGTTTCCGGATATGATGCAAAGAAAGTCGGAGACCAGACGCTGAAAGTCACATTTACAGATGGTGATAAATCTACAGAAAAGGAAATCAAGATAACTGTCAAAGATACCAAAAAACCAAAAATCGTACTGAAGAAGGATAAGATCACGATCACAGCCGGAGATAAGCTGACATTGAAGGACAATGTAAAATCTGTAAAGGATCCCGTCGATGGCAGCTTGAAGTACAGTGACAAGGAAATCAAGAAATCCGGATACTATATTGACAAGGGCAAGCTGGATACGAAGAAAGCAGGTACCTATGAAGTAGTTGTCAAAGCGTTCGATGCAAATGGAAATACTACAGATAAAACATTCAAGGTCACTGTGAAGAATAAAGTTGAGAAGAAAGCAACGACAGAACAAAATTCTGAGGCCGCAACTTCTCAGAACAGCAGCACTGGCCAACAGACGCAGGCAGTTTCCCCTTCCTCTCTTGCACAATCCAATCAGAGTTCAGGATCCAGTGGACAAAGTGGTACAACATCAGGAGGATCATCTTCAGGAAATTCTGGAACCTCCACACCAGCAGAACAGCCTAATGCATGTGTTTCTGACGGAAAGTTTGGTGCTATAGGAAATAGCGGACAAGTGTTTTATTCTGAAGCTGCAGCAGATGCATACGCGAATAAAGTGATTGATCAAGACCACAAAGACTATTGGGATGGAAAATTAGACAAAAGTCAAGTAAGGTCAGGATATCATGCATGGACAGTTTATGATAATTGTGGTGAACGTAATGATGTTTGGACAGTAGACTTTTATTAA
- the ssb gene encoding single-stranded DNA-binding protein, with product MINRVVLVGRLTKDPVLRKTTNGASVVSFTVACNRLFKQEGQPEADFINTVIWNKTADSVAKYTHKGSLVGVEGRIQTRSYDDKDGKRVYVTEVVADNVRFLDSRNAGGTNSAYVPGQESMQNSTDTSNSYPSFSNEFTSIAALDISDDDLPF from the coding sequence ATGATCAATAGAGTTGTATTAGTGGGAAGATTGACGAAGGACCCTGTATTACGGAAGACGACGAATGGCGCATCGGTCGTGTCTTTTACGGTCGCATGTAACCGGCTTTTCAAACAGGAGGGACAGCCAGAAGCTGACTTCATCAACACTGTCATCTGGAACAAGACCGCGGACAGTGTAGCAAAGTATACGCACAAGGGCTCTCTGGTAGGTGTAGAGGGCCGTATCCAAACGCGCAGCTATGATGACAAAGACGGCAAACGTGTATATGTAACAGAGGTGGTCGCGGATAATGTGCGCTTTTTGGATAGTAGGAATGCGGGAGGTACGAACAGTGCCTACGTACCAGGACAGGAAAGCATGCAGAACAGCACTGATACGAGCAACAGCTATCCATCCTTCTCCAATGAGTTCACGAGTATTGCAGCGCTGGATATCTCCGATGACGATCTGCCATTTTAA
- a CDS encoding AAA family ATPase produces MNENKKIVEHGPTGLKRIPIGISDYRKLKIGDYYIVDKSLLIKEFLDSGAEVTLVTRPRRFGKTLNMSMMAEFFDITKDSKDIFKDTAIMDTEYIREMNQYPTIFLSFADAKGSQMRIVKCIKEQLLTAYRCNAHLLKDPDMFDKPKFDLIMKGLSSLDDGSLETIDQAIAYLMEKCHQYYGKKVMLIIDEYDTPFIEAHVGNVYSEIHSALAGLLSSALKDNPNLQNAMLTGIQRVAKENIFSGLNNPEVRTVSDKAYSQHFGFVKKEVDILLKYYGLECSDEVKAMYDGYNIGGTEIYNPWSILNYAKNHKLIPYWVNVSSNQLIKKAMEEIRKKPESHGEHKSGFETKYEELIEKKQVETVMDLQKCFYEESDAVSLWGLFVNAGYLTIKQEKSSTYLLEIPNNEVAEEFQRLTLNYLNKDYDIFTMMMRGLYDKEPNVFIENYRDFLLNSTSYHDLISENSYHTLLLGMCACLYADYEVKSNQEAGKGRYDIVLQSKTSKFPSYIIELKYLKKEEYDKHPKLLKEKCEEALRQIEMNRYDITLSGQIIHIALTHSGKDVEMLWKEA; encoded by the coding sequence ATGAACGAAAACAAAAAAATAGTCGAACATGGACCGACAGGTTTGAAACGGATACCGATCGGTATCTCAGATTATCGAAAATTGAAAATAGGAGATTATTATATCGTCGATAAATCCTTATTGATAAAAGAATTTTTGGATAGTGGCGCAGAAGTAACACTGGTGACCCGTCCTCGACGCTTTGGGAAAACATTGAACATGAGTATGATGGCAGAATTCTTCGACATCACAAAGGATTCAAAGGATATCTTCAAGGATACTGCGATCATGGATACGGAATATATTCGTGAGATGAACCAATATCCTACGATCTTTCTGAGCTTTGCGGATGCGAAAGGCAGTCAGATGAGAATCGTAAAATGTATAAAGGAACAGCTACTGACAGCCTACAGATGTAACGCCCACCTATTGAAAGATCCGGATATGTTCGATAAACCAAAGTTCGACTTGATCATGAAAGGATTATCAAGCTTAGATGATGGAAGCTTAGAAACGATCGACCAGGCGATAGCATATCTCATGGAGAAGTGTCATCAATATTACGGAAAGAAAGTGATGCTCATCATAGACGAATATGACACACCGTTTATAGAAGCGCATGTCGGAAATGTTTATAGCGAGATACACTCCGCACTTGCAGGATTGCTCAGCAGTGCACTGAAAGATAATCCGAATTTGCAAAATGCTATGCTTACCGGGATACAGCGGGTCGCAAAGGAAAATATCTTTTCCGGATTGAACAACCCGGAGGTACGGACTGTAAGTGATAAAGCCTATTCCCAACACTTTGGATTCGTGAAGAAAGAAGTGGATATCCTATTGAAGTATTATGGCTTAGAATGCTCTGATGAAGTGAAGGCAATGTATGATGGCTATAATATCGGTGGAACAGAAATCTATAATCCCTGGTCTATCCTCAATTATGCGAAGAATCATAAGCTGATTCCCTATTGGGTGAACGTAAGCTCTAATCAGCTTATAAAAAAAGCAATGGAGGAAATAAGGAAAAAACCAGAATCACACGGTGAACATAAATCCGGATTCGAAACCAAGTATGAAGAATTGATAGAAAAAAAACAGGTAGAGACCGTAATGGATCTTCAAAAATGTTTTTATGAAGAATCAGATGCTGTAAGTCTATGGGGTCTTTTCGTGAATGCAGGATATCTGACAATAAAACAAGAAAAATCGAGCACGTATTTATTGGAGATTCCAAACAATGAGGTCGCAGAGGAGTTTCAGAGACTTACTCTAAATTATTTGAATAAAGACTATGATATTTTCACTATGATGATGAGAGGCTTATACGATAAAGAACCTAATGTGTTCATAGAAAACTACCGAGACTTCCTATTGAATTCTACAAGTTATCATGATCTGATCAGTGAAAACAGTTACCATACTCTTCTATTAGGGATGTGTGCCTGCCTATATGCAGATTATGAGGTAAAGAGTAATCAGGAGGCTGGAAAAGGCAGATACGATATCGTCCTACAAAGCAAGACGAGTAAGTTTCCTTCCTATATCATCGAATTAAAGTATTTAAAGAAAGAAGAATATGACAAGCATCCGAAACTGTTGAAAGAAAAATGTGAGGAAGCTTTACGACAGATCGAAATGAATCGTTATGATATCACATTGAGCGGACAGATCATCCATATCGCATTAACACACAGTGGTAAAGATGTAGAGATGCTTTGGAAAGAGGCTTGA